From Priestia filamentosa, a single genomic window includes:
- a CDS encoding GNAT family N-acetyltransferase, whose protein sequence is MGWTWFSPSVWGTNCNKETKYLLLKYCFETLDIGRVQFKTDERNICSQKAIEKIGGVKEGILRNYMIRKDGSYLNSVFYSIIDKKWPAVKEKLASSLYSSYKPFFT, encoded by the coding sequence ATCGGCTGGACGTGGTTCTCTCCCTCTGTATGGGGCACAAACTGCAACAAAGAAACAAAGTATTTGCTCTTAAAGTACTGTTTTGAAACGTTGGACATTGGCCGTGTTCAATTTAAAACAGATGAACGTAATATCTGTTCTCAAAAAGCAATTGAAAAAATTGGCGGTGTCAAAGAAGGGATTTTGCGTAATTATATGATTCGTAAAGATGGCTCTTATCTTAATTCTGTGTTTTACAGTATTATTGATAAAAAGTGGCCAGCTGTAAAAGAAAAACTAGCAAGCAGTCTTTACTCTTCTTATAAGCCTTTTTTTACATAA
- a CDS encoding N-acetylmuramoyl-L-alanine amidase, translated as MVKIFIDPGHGGTDSGAVSNGLLEKNLTWQIASAVRNMLINEYEDVYVLMSRTGDQTVSLTARTNAANAWNADYYLSIHINAGGGTGYEDYVFPGIGAPTTTYQNLIHEEILKSVDFTNRGKKTANFHVLRETNMPAILTENGFIDNVNDVAKLRNASFITSIARGHVNGLARAFNLQRKQQASLFKVQIGAFSSRENAERLASEAKTKGFSSFIATENNLFKVQIGAFSSRENAEALSIRAKNAGFEVTIIQ; from the coding sequence ATAGTGAAAATTTTTATTGACCCTGGTCATGGAGGAACAGACAGCGGAGCTGTTAGCAATGGCTTACTGGAAAAAAACTTAACATGGCAAATTGCTTCTGCCGTTCGAAATATGTTGATAAATGAATATGAAGACGTTTATGTTCTTATGAGCCGTACAGGAGATCAAACCGTTTCTTTAACGGCAAGAACAAATGCTGCGAATGCTTGGAATGCAGATTACTATTTGTCAATTCACATTAATGCAGGAGGCGGAACAGGATACGAGGATTACGTTTTTCCAGGAATCGGCGCTCCTACTACAACATATCAAAACCTTATTCATGAAGAAATTTTAAAATCTGTAGATTTTACCAATCGAGGTAAGAAAACAGCAAACTTTCATGTTTTGCGAGAAACAAATATGCCTGCTATTTTAACGGAGAATGGATTTATTGATAATGTCAATGATGTCGCTAAGTTGAGAAATGCAAGCTTTATTACCTCTATCGCCCGTGGGCATGTAAACGGATTGGCTCGTGCTTTTAATCTTCAGCGAAAACAGCAGGCATCACTTTTTAAAGTTCAAATTGGGGCTTTCTCTTCACGAGAAAATGCAGAACGGTTAGCATCTGAAGCTAAGACAAAAGGATTTTCGAGTTTTATTGCTACTGAGAATAATCTCTTTAAAGTCCAAATTGGGGCTTTCTCTTCACGAGAAAATGCTGAAGCTTTATCTATAAGAGCTAAGAATGCAGGATTCGAGGTTACAATCATTCAATAG
- a CDS encoding alpha/beta-type small acid-soluble spore protein yields MANRNKLVVSGAEQAIDQMKYEIASEFGVQLGADTTARSNGSVGGEITKRLVASAQQQLSGTQR; encoded by the coding sequence ATGGCAAACCGTAATAAATTAGTCGTTTCAGGTGCTGAACAAGCTATCGACCAAATGAAATACGAAATCGCTTCTGAGTTTGGCGTTCAATTAGGCGCTGATACTACAGCTCGTTCTAACGGTTCAGTAGGAGGCGAGATCACAAAACGTCTTGTTGCTTCTGCTCAACAACAATTATCAGGAACACAACGCTAA
- a CDS encoding twin-arginine translocase TatA/TatE family subunit: MLANIGIPGLVLIVIIALIVFGPSKLPEVGRAFGRTLTEFKSATKGLVSDDEETKSQTTLEKKKIN, translated from the coding sequence ATGTTGGCTAATATCGGAATCCCGGGACTTGTTTTAATTGTGATTATTGCTCTTATAGTATTTGGACCATCTAAACTTCCAGAAGTAGGACGAGCTTTTGGAAGAACATTAACAGAATTCAAAAGCGCAACAAAAGGGCTTGTTTCAGATGACGAAGAGACAAAGAGTCAAACGACATTAGAAAAAAAGAAAATTAACTAA
- a CDS encoding YetF domain-containing protein, whose protein sequence is MNHYLAIAIDLFFGFIVLFIITKVLGRNQFSQITPFDFISALILGELLGNAVYDPGINVKEIIFAAVLWCLLIYTTEMLTQKVKKVRKLLEGEPIIVIRRGQLQYEALAKGKLDLNQLQNLLRQQGFFSIEEVEFAILETNGIISVLPKSQYAPPNTEDLHLELKPVYLPVTLIIDGEVLYDNLTEAGFNEEWLQQQLANHNIFDYKDVIFAEWRKGKPFFFQKYE, encoded by the coding sequence ATGAATCACTATCTAGCAATTGCAATCGACCTTTTCTTTGGTTTTATTGTTCTTTTTATCATTACAAAAGTGCTCGGCAGAAATCAATTTTCACAGATTACCCCTTTTGATTTTATTTCAGCGCTTATTTTAGGAGAACTACTTGGAAATGCTGTATATGATCCTGGAATAAATGTAAAAGAAATTATTTTCGCCGCTGTTTTATGGTGTTTACTTATTTACACAACAGAAATGCTTACTCAAAAAGTTAAGAAAGTACGAAAGCTTCTTGAAGGGGAACCTATTATCGTCATTCGTCGAGGACAACTCCAATATGAAGCACTCGCTAAAGGAAAACTTGATCTTAATCAACTTCAAAATCTTCTTCGTCAACAAGGTTTTTTCTCTATCGAAGAAGTTGAATTTGCTATTTTAGAAACAAACGGCATAATCAGTGTACTTCCAAAATCACAGTATGCTCCTCCTAACACTGAAGATCTTCATTTAGAACTTAAACCTGTTTATTTACCTGTTACACTTATTATTGATGGAGAAGTTCTCTATGATAATTTAACAGAAGCAGGATTTAACGAAGAGTGGCTACAACAGCAACTTGCCAACCATAACATTTTTGATTATAAAGATGTTATATTTGCAGAATGGAGAAAAGGAAAGCCTTTCTTCTTCCAAAAATACGAATAA
- a CDS encoding acyl-CoA thioesterase, which translates to MNEQTEKYCKESLVVRTSRVFPLDTNNHNTLFGGKLMSYIDDVASISAARHSRGETVTASTDSVDFLSPIRPEHSVCLESYVTWVGTSSMEVFVKIIAETLKTGERRLAATSFLTFVALDENGKPKRVPRVIPQSDEEIMLHNTAKQRAEERKNRRKHSQALAQAIGTDQPWS; encoded by the coding sequence ATGAATGAACAAACAGAAAAATATTGTAAAGAATCTTTAGTTGTTCGAACTAGTCGTGTATTTCCTTTAGATACGAACAACCATAACACGCTTTTTGGGGGAAAATTGATGAGCTATATTGATGATGTTGCCTCCATCTCAGCCGCTCGCCATTCACGAGGCGAAACTGTGACAGCTTCAACAGATTCCGTTGACTTCTTGTCACCTATAAGACCTGAGCATTCTGTCTGCTTAGAATCTTACGTAACATGGGTTGGAACATCTTCTATGGAAGTGTTCGTAAAAATTATTGCGGAGACATTAAAAACAGGTGAACGTCGTCTTGCCGCTACTTCTTTCCTAACATTTGTAGCTCTAGACGAGAACGGAAAACCGAAAAGAGTGCCACGCGTTATTCCACAATCAGATGAGGAAATTATGCTTCACAATACAGCAAAACAACGAGCAGAGGAACGAAAAAACCGACGCAAACATAGCCAAGCACTTGCACAAGCTATCGGAACAGACCAACCTTGGTCATAA
- a CDS encoding VanW family protein, which translates to MKVLLIIGMLFFAQPVSSNVTLQYKGEQIKNIERKEFTESVPGFPLLNEEKYEELVENIKNETYKPATDAHINKYGEIVQEKTGEILNKEKFRDRFLTQFYGNDGNTIEIPMYTTYPKVDSELLVNIKTRLIGQYVTYFNTRNEARSHNIDLATEELNNTVIFPNETFSFNKTVGKRTADKGYLKAPVIVRGELAEDIGGGICQVSSTLFNAVEKAGAKIVERYSHSKRVTYVPEGRDATVSWYGPDFRFKNQYNQPILIRAHTYGSQMIVRIYSSEEINYNPHKVPNPSKELPKEKRTIKPLSY; encoded by the coding sequence GTGAAAGTGTTGCTTATCATAGGTATGTTATTTTTTGCGCAGCCCGTTTCATCAAATGTGACCCTACAATATAAAGGTGAACAGATTAAGAATATCGAACGGAAAGAATTTACGGAAAGTGTTCCAGGTTTTCCACTTCTTAATGAAGAAAAATACGAAGAACTTGTAGAAAACATAAAAAATGAAACATATAAACCAGCCACAGACGCCCATATTAATAAATATGGGGAAATAGTACAAGAGAAAACAGGTGAGATTTTAAATAAGGAAAAATTCAGGGATCGTTTTCTTACCCAGTTTTACGGAAATGATGGGAACACAATTGAAATTCCTATGTATACGACATATCCTAAAGTAGATAGTGAGCTTTTAGTAAATATTAAGACAAGGTTAATTGGTCAATATGTTACTTATTTTAATACACGAAATGAAGCAAGGTCTCATAATATTGATTTAGCAACGGAAGAGCTTAACAACACAGTTATTTTCCCAAATGAAACCTTTTCTTTCAATAAAACAGTAGGAAAGAGAACGGCAGATAAGGGATATTTGAAAGCACCTGTTATTGTCAGAGGTGAACTAGCCGAGGATATTGGAGGAGGAATTTGCCAAGTTTCTTCAACCTTATTTAATGCGGTGGAGAAAGCGGGAGCTAAAATTGTCGAACGCTATTCCCACAGCAAGCGTGTCACATATGTACCTGAAGGAAGAGATGCAACTGTTAGCTGGTATGGTCCCGATTTTCGTTTCAAAAATCAGTATAATCAACCTATTCTCATTCGAGCTCATACATATGGATCACAAATGATTGTGAGAATTTACTCCTCAGAAGAGATTAATTATAACCCCCATAAGGTACCTAACCCTTCAAAAGAGCTCCCAAAAGAAAAAAGAACGATAAAACCTCTTTCTTATTAA